The Myxocyprinus asiaticus isolate MX2 ecotype Aquarium Trade chromosome 31, UBuf_Myxa_2, whole genome shotgun sequence genome has a segment encoding these proteins:
- the LOC127422652 gene encoding autism susceptibility gene 2 protein-like isoform X2, translating into MFSPTRAMPPPPPLLTGSALPVSGAPSTGPYKEHDLLRQELNSRFLASQTVDRGGALAPPAYLRTEFHQHQHTHQHTHQHTFTPFPHSIMPNPAAPLVCTPARQFDKYPAKVDTFQKHSLVLSYPSVMTGIPPMVPPAGPFSSLQGAFQPKASNPLDEVLRQGSMPHQHIQKDSRLLDPMCSKPKKPGKWCAMHVHIAWQVYHHQQKIKKQMQIEPHKLDFGFKLEFLNRSSGSSFVGLIQQPRDLPRPSTILSIAGPTHPSVSPYGPLPHPPNNLHSLGPHHESLNKPLSFGGLSTLSTSAFGGLGNPALTPNAAHGTKDGKTVPTPSGPQELWNRLHQTPSSFPTPPLCPRTSEPERAPSVPDRATNKRDSILNKDDQERDPKESNGRHLSPFRNSALDNKQSTESFKGPSPDGPKDEDGAREKMQAQELPQQTLETDEQRHKEIQSDKREKGVKSEHQPTEDKPAGKESFSPKQQREDLKGPSSDIQTWEPVEKKCRVDYEPQGKSSKVRIKEERRDDQDRDVTTPQKSVEKTWQGPRMPGMNSSPLSTLSLPIGFPSGHPSLDRTRLVSPFLGMGPLPGTERLPYSPQHWEPIRNMYRGLELPRRDSLGKDLLMRTDPLQRAMMGHPAYPREPFLQSMALEQSRQLEERQRLAILREESERSRLLVMHHTALDHHLPPTGLLTSAYHSTGLPHAPHYGSFSRTLPGAYVHAQPHPHFPVLAARQGSPRRMTPLTDRPASHPHRDNEAW; encoded by the exons ATGTTTTCCCCGACAAGAGCCATGCCTCCACCTCCACCACTCTTAACAGGAAGTGCACTGCCTGTGTCTGGCGCGCCATCTACGGGTCCCTACAAAG AGCACGACCTGCTGCGACAAGAGTTAAATTCTCGGTTCCTGGCCTCCCAGACGGTCGATCGAGGAGGCGCACTGGCCCCTCCAGCCTACCTGCGCACTGAGTTCCACCAGCAccagcacacacaccaacacactcaTCAGCATACCTTCACACCCTTCCCTCATTCCATCATGCCCAACCCAGCAGCACCTCTGGTGTGTACCCCTGCCAGACAA TTTGACAAATACCCAGCTAAAGTGGACACCTTTCAAAAACACAGT TTGGTCCTGTCCTATCCATCAGTAATGACTGGAATACCTCCTATGGTTCCACCTGCTGGACCATTCAGCTCTCTCCAGGGAGCTTTTCAACCAAAG GCTTCCAACCCATTAGATGAGGTGTTAAGACAAGGGTCAATGCCACACCAACATATACAGAAGGATTCCAGA cttctgGATCCTATGTGTTCTAAACCAAAG AAACCTGGGAAGTGGTGTGCAATGCATGTCCACATTGCATGGCAGGTTTACCATCATCAGCAAAAAATTAAG AAACAGATGCAGATTGAGCCACATAAGCTAGACTTTGGGTTTAAGCTTGAGTTTCTGAATCGATCATCTGGTTCGAGCTTCGTGGGTTTGATACAGCAGCCACGTGACTTACCCCGCCCCTCCACCATCTTGTCCATTGCAG GCCCCACACATCCTTCAGTTTCACCCTATGGACCTTTACCACACCCCCCCAACAATCTCCACAGTCTAGGCCCTCATCATG AGTCTCTTAATAAGCCACTGTCCTTTGGAGGTCTAAGTACACTGAGTACATCTGCTTTTGGAGGACTAGGAAACCCAGCACTAA CACCGAATGCAGCACATGGCACTAAAGATGgtaaaacagtgccaaccccaAGTGGGCCACAGGAGCTCTGGAACAGACTGCACCAGACTCCCTCATCCTTTCCTACACCCCCTCTGTGTCCAAGGACATCTGAACCTGAGAGAGCTCCATCTGTACCAGACAGAGCAACAAATAAGAGAGATTCCATACTCAACAAAGATGACCAGGAAAG GGACCCAAAAGAGTCAAATGGGAGGCATTTGTCCCCCTTCAGAAACAGTGCACTGGACAACAAACAATCAACAGAGTCCTTTAAAGGCCCTTCACCAGATGGGCCAAAGGATGAGGACGGAGCTAGAGAGAAAATGCAAGCTCAAGAGCTTCCACAACAGACCCTAGAAACTGATGAACAGAGGCACAAAGAAATCCAAAGTGACAAAAGAGAGAAGGGCGTGAAGAGTGAGCACCAGCCCACGGAAGACAAACCTGCAGGAAAGGAGAGTTTTTCGCCAAAACAACAAAGAGAAGATCTTAAGGGGCCAAGCAGTGATATTCAGACCTGGGAGCCAGTTGAGAAGAAGTGCAGAGTTGATTATGAACCTCAAGGAAAGAGCAGCAAGGTGAGGATCAAGGAGGAGAGGAGAGATGACCAGGACAGGGATGTTACAACCCCTCAGAAGAGTGTGGAAAAAACCTGGCAGGGTCCCAGAATGCCTGGTATGAACTCTTCACCTCTCTCAACTCTTTCTTTGCCAATTGGATTTCCCAGTGGACACCCCAGTCTTGACAGGACTCGGCTGGTCTCACCTTTCCTGGGAATGGGTCCATTGCCTGGAACCGAGAGGCTGCCTTACTCCCCGCAACATTGGGAGCCTATTCGGAACATGTACAGGGGATTAGAACTCCCTCGGAGAGACTCCTTGGGCAAGGACCTCTTAATGAGAACTGACCCACTGCAACGTGCCATGATGGGCCACCCTGCTTACCCACGGGAGCCGTTCCTGCAGTCAATGGCCCTGGAGCAGAGTCGTCAACTGGAGGAACGACAGCGTTTGGCCATCCTGAGGGAGGAGAGTGAGAGGAGTCGCCTGCTGGTCATGCATCATACTGCACTGGATCATCACCTGCCTCCGACAGGGCTTCTCACGTCGGCTTACCACAGCACAGGGCTCCCGCATGCCCCACATTATGGTTCTTTCAGTAGGACTCTACCTGGAGCCTATGTGCACGCCCAACCACACCCACATTTCCCAGTGCTGGCTGCACGGCAAGGGTCTCCGAGAAGAATGACCCCTCTTACAGACAGACCTGCGTCCCACCCACACAGAGACAATGAGGCTTGGTGA
- the LOC127422652 gene encoding autism susceptibility gene 2 protein-like isoform X1 yields MFSPTRAMPPPPPLLTGSALPVSGAPSTGPYKEHDLLRQELNSRFLASQTVDRGGALAPPAYLRTEFHQHQHTHQHTHQHTFTPFPHSIMPNPAAPLVCTPARQVRIHVNAFDKYPAKVDTFQKHSLVLSYPSVMTGIPPMVPPAGPFSSLQGAFQPKASNPLDEVLRQGSMPHQHIQKDSRLLDPMCSKPKKPGKWCAMHVHIAWQVYHHQQKIKKQMQIEPHKLDFGFKLEFLNRSSGSSFVGLIQQPRDLPRPSTILSIAGPTHPSVSPYGPLPHPPNNLHSLGPHHESLNKPLSFGGLSTLSTSAFGGLGNPALTPNAAHGTKDGKTVPTPSGPQELWNRLHQTPSSFPTPPLCPRTSEPERAPSVPDRATNKRDSILNKDDQERDPKESNGRHLSPFRNSALDNKQSTESFKGPSPDGPKDEDGAREKMQAQELPQQTLETDEQRHKEIQSDKREKGVKSEHQPTEDKPAGKESFSPKQQREDLKGPSSDIQTWEPVEKKCRVDYEPQGKSSKVRIKEERRDDQDRDVTTPQKSVEKTWQGPRMPGMNSSPLSTLSLPIGFPSGHPSLDRTRLVSPFLGMGPLPGTERLPYSPQHWEPIRNMYRGLELPRRDSLGKDLLMRTDPLQRAMMGHPAYPREPFLQSMALEQSRQLEERQRLAILREESERSRLLVMHHTALDHHLPPTGLLTSAYHSTGLPHAPHYGSFSRTLPGAYVHAQPHPHFPVLAARQGSPRRMTPLTDRPASHPHRDNEAW; encoded by the exons ATGTTTTCCCCGACAAGAGCCATGCCTCCACCTCCACCACTCTTAACAGGAAGTGCACTGCCTGTGTCTGGCGCGCCATCTACGGGTCCCTACAAAG AGCACGACCTGCTGCGACAAGAGTTAAATTCTCGGTTCCTGGCCTCCCAGACGGTCGATCGAGGAGGCGCACTGGCCCCTCCAGCCTACCTGCGCACTGAGTTCCACCAGCAccagcacacacaccaacacactcaTCAGCATACCTTCACACCCTTCCCTCATTCCATCATGCCCAACCCAGCAGCACCTCTGGTGTGTACCCCTGCCAGACAAGTGAGGATACATGTTAATGCA TTTGACAAATACCCAGCTAAAGTGGACACCTTTCAAAAACACAGT TTGGTCCTGTCCTATCCATCAGTAATGACTGGAATACCTCCTATGGTTCCACCTGCTGGACCATTCAGCTCTCTCCAGGGAGCTTTTCAACCAAAG GCTTCCAACCCATTAGATGAGGTGTTAAGACAAGGGTCAATGCCACACCAACATATACAGAAGGATTCCAGA cttctgGATCCTATGTGTTCTAAACCAAAG AAACCTGGGAAGTGGTGTGCAATGCATGTCCACATTGCATGGCAGGTTTACCATCATCAGCAAAAAATTAAG AAACAGATGCAGATTGAGCCACATAAGCTAGACTTTGGGTTTAAGCTTGAGTTTCTGAATCGATCATCTGGTTCGAGCTTCGTGGGTTTGATACAGCAGCCACGTGACTTACCCCGCCCCTCCACCATCTTGTCCATTGCAG GCCCCACACATCCTTCAGTTTCACCCTATGGACCTTTACCACACCCCCCCAACAATCTCCACAGTCTAGGCCCTCATCATG AGTCTCTTAATAAGCCACTGTCCTTTGGAGGTCTAAGTACACTGAGTACATCTGCTTTTGGAGGACTAGGAAACCCAGCACTAA CACCGAATGCAGCACATGGCACTAAAGATGgtaaaacagtgccaaccccaAGTGGGCCACAGGAGCTCTGGAACAGACTGCACCAGACTCCCTCATCCTTTCCTACACCCCCTCTGTGTCCAAGGACATCTGAACCTGAGAGAGCTCCATCTGTACCAGACAGAGCAACAAATAAGAGAGATTCCATACTCAACAAAGATGACCAGGAAAG GGACCCAAAAGAGTCAAATGGGAGGCATTTGTCCCCCTTCAGAAACAGTGCACTGGACAACAAACAATCAACAGAGTCCTTTAAAGGCCCTTCACCAGATGGGCCAAAGGATGAGGACGGAGCTAGAGAGAAAATGCAAGCTCAAGAGCTTCCACAACAGACCCTAGAAACTGATGAACAGAGGCACAAAGAAATCCAAAGTGACAAAAGAGAGAAGGGCGTGAAGAGTGAGCACCAGCCCACGGAAGACAAACCTGCAGGAAAGGAGAGTTTTTCGCCAAAACAACAAAGAGAAGATCTTAAGGGGCCAAGCAGTGATATTCAGACCTGGGAGCCAGTTGAGAAGAAGTGCAGAGTTGATTATGAACCTCAAGGAAAGAGCAGCAAGGTGAGGATCAAGGAGGAGAGGAGAGATGACCAGGACAGGGATGTTACAACCCCTCAGAAGAGTGTGGAAAAAACCTGGCAGGGTCCCAGAATGCCTGGTATGAACTCTTCACCTCTCTCAACTCTTTCTTTGCCAATTGGATTTCCCAGTGGACACCCCAGTCTTGACAGGACTCGGCTGGTCTCACCTTTCCTGGGAATGGGTCCATTGCCTGGAACCGAGAGGCTGCCTTACTCCCCGCAACATTGGGAGCCTATTCGGAACATGTACAGGGGATTAGAACTCCCTCGGAGAGACTCCTTGGGCAAGGACCTCTTAATGAGAACTGACCCACTGCAACGTGCCATGATGGGCCACCCTGCTTACCCACGGGAGCCGTTCCTGCAGTCAATGGCCCTGGAGCAGAGTCGTCAACTGGAGGAACGACAGCGTTTGGCCATCCTGAGGGAGGAGAGTGAGAGGAGTCGCCTGCTGGTCATGCATCATACTGCACTGGATCATCACCTGCCTCCGACAGGGCTTCTCACGTCGGCTTACCACAGCACAGGGCTCCCGCATGCCCCACATTATGGTTCTTTCAGTAGGACTCTACCTGGAGCCTATGTGCACGCCCAACCACACCCACATTTCCCAGTGCTGGCTGCACGGCAAGGGTCTCCGAGAAGAATGACCCCTCTTACAGACAGACCTGCGTCCCACCCACACAGAGACAATGAGGCTTGGTGA
- the LOC127422652 gene encoding autism susceptibility gene 2 protein-like isoform X3, with the protein MFSPTRAMPPPPPLLTGSALPVSGAPSTGPYKEHDLLRQELNSRFLASQTVDRGGALAPPAYLRTEFHQHQHTHQHTHQHTFTPFPHSIMPNPAAPLFDKYPAKVDTFQKHSLVLSYPSVMTGIPPMVPPAGPFSSLQGAFQPKASNPLDEVLRQGSMPHQHIQKDSRLLDPMCSKPKKPGKWCAMHVHIAWQVYHHQQKIKKQMQIEPHKLDFGFKLEFLNRSSGSSFVGLIQQPRDLPRPSTILSIAGPTHPSVSPYGPLPHPPNNLHSLGPHHESLNKPLSFGGLSTLSTSAFGGLGNPALTPNAAHGTKDGKTVPTPSGPQELWNRLHQTPSSFPTPPLCPRTSEPERAPSVPDRATNKRDSILNKDDQERDPKESNGRHLSPFRNSALDNKQSTESFKGPSPDGPKDEDGAREKMQAQELPQQTLETDEQRHKEIQSDKREKGVKSEHQPTEDKPAGKESFSPKQQREDLKGPSSDIQTWEPVEKKCRVDYEPQGKSSKVRIKEERRDDQDRDVTTPQKSVEKTWQGPRMPGMNSSPLSTLSLPIGFPSGHPSLDRTRLVSPFLGMGPLPGTERLPYSPQHWEPIRNMYRGLELPRRDSLGKDLLMRTDPLQRAMMGHPAYPREPFLQSMALEQSRQLEERQRLAILREESERSRLLVMHHTALDHHLPPTGLLTSAYHSTGLPHAPHYGSFSRTLPGAYVHAQPHPHFPVLAARQGSPRRMTPLTDRPASHPHRDNEAW; encoded by the exons ATGTTTTCCCCGACAAGAGCCATGCCTCCACCTCCACCACTCTTAACAGGAAGTGCACTGCCTGTGTCTGGCGCGCCATCTACGGGTCCCTACAAAG AGCACGACCTGCTGCGACAAGAGTTAAATTCTCGGTTCCTGGCCTCCCAGACGGTCGATCGAGGAGGCGCACTGGCCCCTCCAGCCTACCTGCGCACTGAGTTCCACCAGCAccagcacacacaccaacacactcaTCAGCATACCTTCACACCCTTCCCTCATTCCATCATGCCCAACCCAGCAGCACCTCTG TTTGACAAATACCCAGCTAAAGTGGACACCTTTCAAAAACACAGT TTGGTCCTGTCCTATCCATCAGTAATGACTGGAATACCTCCTATGGTTCCACCTGCTGGACCATTCAGCTCTCTCCAGGGAGCTTTTCAACCAAAG GCTTCCAACCCATTAGATGAGGTGTTAAGACAAGGGTCAATGCCACACCAACATATACAGAAGGATTCCAGA cttctgGATCCTATGTGTTCTAAACCAAAG AAACCTGGGAAGTGGTGTGCAATGCATGTCCACATTGCATGGCAGGTTTACCATCATCAGCAAAAAATTAAG AAACAGATGCAGATTGAGCCACATAAGCTAGACTTTGGGTTTAAGCTTGAGTTTCTGAATCGATCATCTGGTTCGAGCTTCGTGGGTTTGATACAGCAGCCACGTGACTTACCCCGCCCCTCCACCATCTTGTCCATTGCAG GCCCCACACATCCTTCAGTTTCACCCTATGGACCTTTACCACACCCCCCCAACAATCTCCACAGTCTAGGCCCTCATCATG AGTCTCTTAATAAGCCACTGTCCTTTGGAGGTCTAAGTACACTGAGTACATCTGCTTTTGGAGGACTAGGAAACCCAGCACTAA CACCGAATGCAGCACATGGCACTAAAGATGgtaaaacagtgccaaccccaAGTGGGCCACAGGAGCTCTGGAACAGACTGCACCAGACTCCCTCATCCTTTCCTACACCCCCTCTGTGTCCAAGGACATCTGAACCTGAGAGAGCTCCATCTGTACCAGACAGAGCAACAAATAAGAGAGATTCCATACTCAACAAAGATGACCAGGAAAG GGACCCAAAAGAGTCAAATGGGAGGCATTTGTCCCCCTTCAGAAACAGTGCACTGGACAACAAACAATCAACAGAGTCCTTTAAAGGCCCTTCACCAGATGGGCCAAAGGATGAGGACGGAGCTAGAGAGAAAATGCAAGCTCAAGAGCTTCCACAACAGACCCTAGAAACTGATGAACAGAGGCACAAAGAAATCCAAAGTGACAAAAGAGAGAAGGGCGTGAAGAGTGAGCACCAGCCCACGGAAGACAAACCTGCAGGAAAGGAGAGTTTTTCGCCAAAACAACAAAGAGAAGATCTTAAGGGGCCAAGCAGTGATATTCAGACCTGGGAGCCAGTTGAGAAGAAGTGCAGAGTTGATTATGAACCTCAAGGAAAGAGCAGCAAGGTGAGGATCAAGGAGGAGAGGAGAGATGACCAGGACAGGGATGTTACAACCCCTCAGAAGAGTGTGGAAAAAACCTGGCAGGGTCCCAGAATGCCTGGTATGAACTCTTCACCTCTCTCAACTCTTTCTTTGCCAATTGGATTTCCCAGTGGACACCCCAGTCTTGACAGGACTCGGCTGGTCTCACCTTTCCTGGGAATGGGTCCATTGCCTGGAACCGAGAGGCTGCCTTACTCCCCGCAACATTGGGAGCCTATTCGGAACATGTACAGGGGATTAGAACTCCCTCGGAGAGACTCCTTGGGCAAGGACCTCTTAATGAGAACTGACCCACTGCAACGTGCCATGATGGGCCACCCTGCTTACCCACGGGAGCCGTTCCTGCAGTCAATGGCCCTGGAGCAGAGTCGTCAACTGGAGGAACGACAGCGTTTGGCCATCCTGAGGGAGGAGAGTGAGAGGAGTCGCCTGCTGGTCATGCATCATACTGCACTGGATCATCACCTGCCTCCGACAGGGCTTCTCACGTCGGCTTACCACAGCACAGGGCTCCCGCATGCCCCACATTATGGTTCTTTCAGTAGGACTCTACCTGGAGCCTATGTGCACGCCCAACCACACCCACATTTCCCAGTGCTGGCTGCACGGCAAGGGTCTCCGAGAAGAATGACCCCTCTTACAGACAGACCTGCGTCCCACCCACACAGAGACAATGAGGCTTGGTGA
- the LOC127422656 gene encoding histone H4 transcription factor-like, with product MAKRRNVSKIVVACEWASCTFKSQSMEELSDHMSLHLKEHLGDGDAMEELEDYPCLWRGCEFLAMESQSELVAHAHFHIFHSKLKYIGTQLLESQPELPSCTQDLHSNNLVPDVTEGFVCQWEHCDSPFNNPEWFYRHVDMHAHCTELQLLPDRQQALFCSWSGCDAFFKIKYRLREHLRSHTQERLVACPTCGCMFSSNTKFFDHIQRQAEPEDSLTCGHCDKSFANERLLRDHIRQHVNHMKCPLCDMTCPSLSTLKIHIKFRHCDERPFPCDFCESSFKNQHDLQRHMETHNEGAAYYCTVEGCGYSSRMAHTMNQHYKRVHEDNMVSGYKCHLCDKTFSWCYTLTLHLRKKHQLKWPSGHSRFRYKKDEDGYLRLNMVRFETVEVTEELIKNMAEKRTPRKVSGSAGHSKEPSLCPDSGNSTPQHSSSPSSPSSSSSTSELLEGADSSAFNGDETSVYCVLNNVTEVNGEPEEMGQHGGPSGAVRALAAVARGLGMDVV from the exons ATGGCGAAAAGAAGAAATGTGTCTAAAATAGTGGTGGCATGTGAGTGGGCATCTTGCACTTTCAAGAGTCAAAGCATGGAGGAGTTGAGCGACCACATGTCTCTGCATCTCAAGGAGCATCTTGGGGATGGAGATGCCATGGAAGAACTGG AGGATTATCCATGTCTGTGGAGGGGCTGTGAGTTCCTGGCAATGGAAAGCCAAAGTGAGCTTGTTGCTCATGCACATTTCCATATCTTCCACAGCAAGCTGAAATACATTGGGACTCAACTTCTCGAATCCCAGCCTGAACTGCCTAGTTGCACTCAGGATCTTCATAGTAACAACCTAGTACCAGATGTCACAGAGGGATTTGTCTGCCAATGGGAGCACTGTGAT AGTCCATTTAATAATCCGGAGTGGTTCTACCGTCATGTTGACATGCATGCGCACTGCACTGAGCTTCAGCTGCTTCCTGATCGACAGCAGGCTCTATTCTGCAGCTGGTCAG GATGTGATGCATTCTTCAAGATCAAGTACCGGCTACGTGAACATCTGCGCAGTCATACGCAAGAGCGGCTGGTGGCTTGCCCCACCTGCGGCTGTATGTTCTCCAGCAATACCAAGTTCTTTGATCATATCCAGAGACAAGCAGAGCCAGAAG ATTCTCTCACATGTGGGCATTGTGACAAGTCCTTTGCCAACGAGAGGCTGTTGCGAGATCATATTCGCCAACATG tgaatCACATGAAGTGTCCTCTCTGTGACATGACGTGCCCGTCCCTTTCCACTTTAAAGATCCACATCAAATTCCGTCACTGCGATGAGAGGCCCTTCCCATGTGACTTCTGTGAGAGCAG CTTCAAGAACCAGCATGATCTGCAGAGACACATGGAAACCCACAATGAGGGAGCAGCTTACTACTGCACAGTTGAAGGATGTGGATACTCTTCACGTATGGCCCACACCATGAACCAGCATTACAAGCGAGTACATGAG GATAACATGGTTTCGGGGTATAAGTGTCATCTTTGTGACAAGACCTTCTCTTGGTGTTACACTCTTACCCTCCACCTTCGAAAGAAGCATCAACTAAAATGGCCATCTGGACACTCCCGTTTTAG GTACAAGAAGGATGAAGACGGATACCTGCGACTCAACATGGTGCGCTTTGAGACTGTGGAGGTGACGGAAGAGTTGATAAAGAACATGGCTGAAAAACGCACCCCTCGCAAAGTCTCCGGTTCAGCTGGTCACTCCAAGGAGCCCTCGCTGTGTCCCGACAGCGGCAACAGCACTCCCCAACACTCTTCCTCCCCCTCCTCACCTTCTTCATCCTCTTCGACCTCAGAGCTATTGGAGGGGGCTGACAGCAGTGCATTTAATGGGGATGAAACCTCTGTGTATTGTGTGCTGAACAATGTGACTGAGGTGAATGGGGAGCCAGAAGAAATGGGACAGCACGGTGGGCCGTCAGGGGCTGTTAGAGCTCTGGCTGCAGTGGCTAGAGGTTTAGGAATGGATGTGGTGTAA